A genomic stretch from Bosea sp. F3-2 includes:
- a CDS encoding alpha/beta hydrolase — MPFITTRDGVEIFYKDWGPKDAQTIMFHHGWPLSSDDWDGQLLFFLSKGYRVVAHDRRGHGRSSQVWDGHDMDHYAADASAVAQHLDLRNAVHIGHSTGGGEVARYVARHGEPQGRVAKAVLVSAVPPLMVKTDSNPGGLPLEVFDGFRKALADNRAQFFLDVPTGPFYGFNRPGAKIDQGVIWNWWRQGMAGGAKAHYDGIKAFSETDQTEDLKAISVPTLVLHGEDDQIVPIGASAHESIKHLKNGKLKTYPGFGHGMLTVNADVLNADLLAFVQS, encoded by the coding sequence ATGCCATTCATCACAACCAGGGACGGGGTCGAGATCTTCTACAAGGATTGGGGACCGAAAGACGCCCAGACCATCATGTTCCACCATGGTTGGCCGCTCTCCTCGGATGATTGGGACGGGCAACTGCTGTTCTTCCTGTCGAAGGGCTATCGCGTCGTCGCGCATGACCGCCGTGGCCACGGCCGCTCTTCCCAGGTCTGGGACGGGCATGACATGGATCACTATGCGGCGGATGCCTCGGCGGTCGCGCAGCATCTCGATCTCCGGAACGCGGTCCATATCGGCCATTCCACCGGCGGCGGCGAGGTCGCGCGCTATGTCGCCAGGCATGGCGAGCCGCAGGGCCGCGTCGCCAAGGCGGTGCTGGTCAGCGCCGTCCCGCCGCTGATGGTCAAGACCGACAGCAACCCCGGCGGCCTGCCGCTGGAGGTTTTCGACGGCTTCCGCAAGGCGCTGGCCGACAACCGGGCACAGTTCTTCCTCGACGTCCCGACGGGCCCCTTCTACGGTTTCAACCGACCGGGCGCGAAGATCGATCAAGGCGTGATCTGGAACTGGTGGCGCCAGGGCATGGCGGGCGGCGCCAAGGCCCATTACGACGGAATCAAGGCCTTCTCCGAGACCGATCAGACCGAGGATCTCAAGGCGATCAGCGTGCCGACCCTGGTCCTGCATGGCGAGGACGACCAGATCGTGCCGATCGGCGCCTCCGCGCATGAGTCGATCAAGCACCTGAAGAACGGCAAGTTGAAGACCTATCCGGGCTTCGGCCACGGCATGCTGACCGTGAATGCCGACGTGCTCAACGCCGATCTGCTGGCCTTCGTGCAGAGCTGA
- a CDS encoding Crp/Fnr family transcriptional regulator, translating to MNDGPLRIASLLAVNPFFADLLPGTLDEIALICRPQHLAAREVLFLKGDPGDGLYAIRRGLIRIGTTNDLGQQMTVNLLGGGDIFGEIALLDGRSRTADAVAVEDTEMFFLPRRDFLKLLSTDPALSLQLIELLCARLRDVLQRMEEKTFLPAATRLARRILTLAIDYGTEVHATQDELASLSGITRETVNRQLQCWKRMGVLSLGRERLLILDIDAFRRLAKVAMPKPNPESA from the coding sequence ATGAACGATGGACCTCTTCGCATCGCGAGCCTTCTGGCGGTGAATCCGTTCTTCGCGGATTTGCTGCCGGGAACGCTGGACGAGATCGCGCTCATCTGCCGCCCGCAGCATCTGGCGGCGCGAGAGGTCCTGTTTCTGAAAGGTGATCCGGGCGACGGCCTCTATGCCATCCGGCGCGGCCTGATCCGTATCGGCACGACGAATGATCTGGGGCAGCAGATGACGGTCAATCTGCTGGGAGGCGGCGACATCTTCGGTGAAATCGCTCTTCTCGATGGCCGCTCGCGAACTGCGGATGCGGTTGCCGTGGAAGATACGGAGATGTTCTTCCTGCCTCGCCGGGATTTCCTGAAGCTGCTTTCGACCGATCCCGCGCTTTCGTTGCAATTGATCGAGCTTCTTTGCGCAAGGCTGCGGGACGTCCTGCAGCGCATGGAGGAGAAAACCTTCTTGCCTGCAGCGACGCGGCTGGCCCGGCGCATCCTCACCCTCGCGATCGATTACGGGACGGAGGTGCATGCGACGCAGGATGAATTGGCATCGCTCAGCGGCATCACGCGCGAGACGGTGAACCGCCAGCTCCAATGCTGGAAGCGGATGGGCGTTCTCTCGCTTGGGCGCGAACGCCTCTTGATCTTGGACATCGATGCGTTTCGCCGGCTTGCGAAGGTCGCGATGCCCAAGCCGAACCCCGAGAGTGCCTGA
- a CDS encoding ankyrin repeat domain-containing protein: MSRMLLGALALLAAIWSGEATAQTPPSPAELAAYRGLHAAAATGEAATIRRLAAAGSDLDARDGNGRTPLHVAAFQGRAEAARLLIAVGAKLGLLDDQRYDAVTIAAVRDDVPMMKALLTSGASAKLITSRYDGTALIAAAHLGHDGVVRELIKAGAPLDHVNNLGWTALMESVVLGDGGPRHVETARALLAAGADRTIADRQGVTPLQHARARGYRAMAELLEK, encoded by the coding sequence ATGTCGAGGATGTTACTGGGCGCTCTGGCGCTCCTTGCCGCCATCTGGTCCGGTGAAGCGACGGCACAGACGCCGCCGAGCCCGGCCGAGCTCGCCGCCTATCGCGGCTTGCATGCGGCGGCTGCGACCGGCGAGGCCGCGACCATCCGCCGGCTTGCCGCCGCGGGGAGCGATCTCGATGCGCGCGATGGCAATGGCCGCACGCCGCTCCATGTCGCGGCCTTCCAGGGCCGGGCGGAGGCGGCGCGTCTCCTGATCGCCGTTGGCGCGAAGCTCGGGCTGCTCGACGATCAGCGCTATGACGCTGTGACGATCGCGGCGGTGCGTGACGATGTACCGATGATGAAGGCGCTGCTGACATCAGGCGCTTCGGCCAAGCTCATCACCAGCCGCTATGACGGCACGGCGCTGATCGCGGCGGCGCATCTCGGCCATGACGGCGTCGTCCGCGAACTGATCAAGGCCGGGGCGCCGCTCGACCATGTCAACAATCTCGGCTGGACCGCGCTGATGGAATCGGTGGTGCTCGGCGACGGCGGGCCGCGCCATGTCGAGACGGCCCGGGCCCTGCTCGCTGCGGGGGCGGATCGAACGATCGCGGATCGACAGGGCGTCACGCCGCTGCAGCACGCCAGGGCGCGTGGCTATCGGGCCATGGCCGAACTGCTGGAAAAGTAG
- a CDS encoding phosphatase PAP2 family protein, whose protein sequence is MTGNTGNTGNTGNTGNTGNTGNTGISGDAGSWLVPDRADFPFSMESATAADGRIRDLQRSVHIRLDPTSGSYKKILFMNAAVGGEPATFADRNWAARWIAFRVLTEFAATNWNTNQLNDTLADILLGLNDTVDGKTNQAREIKNLLAAARDERASALGEILAQDGEFITAFMEALAMTPASHPQTFRLLHIASLAGSFSALYYKQVFQRPRPSWECPALMPPIPVPGHSSYPSGHATQAHLMATCLAKMLKIVSPALPQADQTALTETLMALARRVARNREIAGLHYPSDSAAGAALASVAFAKLSEHSGMGQSAGDYTLKSFGEAVTKAAAEWKAE, encoded by the coding sequence ATGACCGGCAATACGGGCAACACGGGAAATACCGGAAACACGGGAAATACCGGAAACACGGGAAACACGGGTATCAGCGGTGACGCTGGAAGCTGGCTCGTGCCCGACAGGGCTGATTTTCCGTTCTCGATGGAATCGGCGACGGCGGCGGACGGGCGGATCCGGGATCTGCAGAGATCAGTCCATATCCGGCTGGACCCGACATCGGGGAGCTACAAGAAAATCCTCTTCATGAATGCTGCCGTCGGCGGCGAACCGGCGACCTTCGCGGATCGCAACTGGGCCGCCCGCTGGATTGCCTTCCGGGTGCTGACGGAGTTCGCGGCGACGAACTGGAACACGAACCAGTTGAACGACACCCTTGCGGACATCCTGCTCGGTCTGAACGACACCGTCGATGGCAAGACCAATCAGGCGCGGGAGATCAAGAATCTCCTCGCTGCAGCACGCGATGAGCGCGCATCGGCCCTGGGCGAAATACTCGCGCAGGACGGAGAGTTTATCACTGCCTTCATGGAAGCGCTGGCAATGACGCCGGCATCGCATCCACAGACCTTCCGGCTCCTGCACATCGCCAGCCTGGCCGGGTCCTTCAGCGCTCTCTACTACAAGCAGGTCTTCCAGCGCCCGCGCCCATCCTGGGAATGCCCGGCGCTGATGCCGCCAATCCCCGTCCCCGGACATTCATCCTATCCCAGCGGCCATGCCACCCAGGCGCATCTCATGGCAACCTGCCTGGCGAAGATGTTGAAGATCGTGTCTCCGGCGCTGCCGCAGGCTGACCAGACCGCCCTGACCGAAACGCTCATGGCCCTGGCCCGGCGCGTGGCGCGCAATCGCGAGATCGCCGGACTGCATTATCCGAGCGATTCCGCAGCTGGCGCCGCGTTGGCGTCCGTGGCTTTCGCCAAATTGTCGGAGCACAGCGGCATGGGGCAGAGCGCTGGTGATTACACGCTCAAATCATTCGGCGAGGCCGTGACGAAGGCCGCCGCCGAATGGAAAGCGGAGTGA
- a CDS encoding heme-binding protein: protein MSKVVFAAAAAALVLVPAVAGAQVLQERNIPLAIAQEIAQATVEACAAKNFNVTATVVDRAGVVRAMLRADRAGPHTVSASREKAYTAASARNVTSAIAEGAEKNPAARHLASIEGFLLLGGGVPVKVGDEVIGAVGVGGAPGGHLDEECANAGVEKVKAKLR, encoded by the coding sequence ATGTCCAAGGTCGTTTTTGCCGCCGCCGCTGCGGCGCTCGTGCTCGTTCCGGCCGTCGCCGGTGCCCAGGTCCTGCAGGAGCGCAACATCCCGCTCGCCATCGCCCAGGAGATCGCCCAGGCGACTGTCGAGGCCTGCGCCGCCAAGAACTTCAACGTCACCGCCACCGTGGTCGACCGCGCCGGCGTGGTCCGCGCCATGCTGCGTGCCGACCGGGCCGGTCCGCACACCGTCTCGGCCAGTCGCGAGAAGGCCTACACCGCGGCTTCGGCCCGCAATGTCACCAGCGCGATCGCCGAGGGCGCCGAGAAGAACCCGGCTGCGCGCCATCTCGCTTCGATCGAGGGCTTCCTGCTGCTCGGCGGCGGTGTGCCGGTCAAGGTCGGCGACGAGGTGATCGGCGCGGTCGGCGTCGGTGGCGCTCCCGGCGGCCATCTCGACGAGGAATGCGCCAATGCCGGCGTCGAGAAGGTGAAGGCGAAGCTGCGCTGA
- a CDS encoding adenylate/guanylate cyclase domain-containing protein, producing the protein MQRRLAAILSADVVGYMRLSEAAEEPTHHRLMSLRTGLIDPCVREHDGQIVKNTGDGFLATFGSAPLATRCALSLQQALAAATADQPASLRIAFRMGIHLADVIFEDDDIFGDGVNVAARLQSYAEQGGVIVSEAVFDHLDDADRTLGSDMGKIFLRNHEQPVRVFALRVEPGPAPSRKLGETHAEADARASIAVLPFRMHGSRAHKTSIADGVVDSIIQSLSGLKELFVISRGSTLEFGRQRIDPVAVGRKLGVRYVMDGTVSLSESRVRISTELIANENGAVVSADHYDGRVNELFDLQDRIALKLVRTVAPHVRERELRRALRQHPQNMTAYDLLLQALDLLYKMDDDNFARARGLLQQAMALDPSYAPPFTYTALWHVFRVGELGSPDPDGDAQAAVDRARAAIERDGNDPLALAVYGHVQAFLLRDTVTAQRLLDRAIEAGPSVAMAWTMSSATRGFVGNGALAVQHGEVGQRLAPADPYRFWHEGILAQAHYINGDHDQAVGWARSAVAHNPSIRFTLRTLAASLVAAGRSREAASVADRLLLLQPDFRLTSYAPRCPFAPPILDQWIGHLRKAGLPD; encoded by the coding sequence ATGCAACGTCGTCTGGCCGCCATTCTCTCAGCCGACGTGGTCGGCTACATGCGCCTGAGCGAGGCGGCGGAAGAACCGACGCATCATCGGCTGATGAGCCTGCGCACTGGCCTGATCGATCCTTGCGTGCGCGAGCATGACGGACAGATCGTCAAGAACACCGGCGACGGATTTCTGGCCACATTCGGCAGCGCTCCGCTGGCGACTCGTTGCGCCCTGTCGCTCCAGCAGGCGCTTGCGGCGGCAACCGCCGATCAGCCCGCTTCCCTGCGGATCGCATTTCGGATGGGCATCCATCTCGCCGACGTCATCTTCGAGGACGACGATATTTTCGGAGATGGCGTCAACGTTGCCGCCCGGCTGCAATCCTATGCCGAACAAGGCGGCGTGATCGTCTCGGAGGCGGTCTTCGACCACCTCGATGACGCCGACAGGACGCTCGGCTCCGACATGGGCAAGATCTTCCTGCGCAATCACGAGCAACCGGTGCGGGTGTTCGCCCTCCGGGTCGAACCCGGGCCGGCTCCGAGCCGAAAGCTCGGCGAGACCCATGCAGAGGCGGATGCGAGAGCCTCCATCGCGGTCCTGCCGTTCCGGATGCACGGCTCCCGCGCCCACAAGACCTCCATCGCCGATGGTGTGGTCGACTCGATCATCCAGTCGCTGTCGGGCCTCAAGGAGCTGTTCGTCATTTCGCGCGGGTCGACGCTGGAATTTGGCCGGCAGCGGATCGACCCGGTCGCCGTCGGGCGCAAGCTCGGCGTCCGCTACGTCATGGACGGCACCGTCTCGCTATCCGAAAGCCGCGTACGCATCAGCACCGAACTCATCGCCAACGAGAACGGCGCCGTGGTCAGCGCCGATCACTATGACGGCAGGGTCAACGAGCTGTTCGACCTGCAGGACCGGATCGCGCTGAAGCTCGTCAGGACCGTCGCGCCCCATGTCCGGGAACGCGAGCTACGGCGTGCCTTGCGTCAGCACCCGCAGAACATGACCGCCTATGACTTGCTGCTCCAGGCGCTCGACCTGCTCTACAAGATGGACGACGACAACTTTGCCCGCGCGCGAGGCCTGCTGCAGCAAGCGATGGCGCTTGATCCGTCCTACGCACCGCCTTTCACCTACACCGCGCTCTGGCATGTCTTTCGCGTCGGCGAACTCGGCTCGCCCGACCCCGATGGCGATGCGCAGGCGGCGGTTGATCGGGCGCGTGCGGCGATCGAGCGCGACGGCAACGACCCGCTCGCGCTCGCCGTCTACGGCCATGTCCAGGCCTTCCTCCTGCGCGATACGGTCACAGCGCAGCGCCTCCTCGATCGGGCGATCGAGGCAGGGCCAAGCGTGGCGATGGCCTGGACGATGAGCAGCGCAACGCGCGGTTTTGTCGGCAACGGCGCCCTGGCGGTTCAGCACGGCGAGGTGGGCCAGCGTCTCGCCCCTGCCGATCCCTACCGTTTCTGGCACGAGGGCATCCTGGCCCAGGCGCATTACATCAACGGTGACCATGATCAGGCGGTCGGCTGGGCGCGCAGTGCTGTTGCGCATAATCCCTCAATCCGCTTTACTTTACGTACGCTAGCCGCCAGCCTAGTCGCAGCAGGCCGATCCAGGGAGGCAGCAAGCGTGGCTGATCGCCTTCTCTTGCTTCAACCCGATTTTAGACTGACGTCCTATGCGCCGCGCTGCCCGTTCGCTCCACCTATTCTGGATCAGTGGATCGGGCACCTACGGAAGGCGGGCCTGCCTGACTGA
- a CDS encoding G1 family glutamic endopeptidase codes for MASSLPDATESRPPNGAIALYELPSETFNPADAGDEDLQRYGLPTAMEFRGNPAAAAFRRAFLRRRANAPPLQFLSALKATDVIQRTGIVTIATQASRPVQKSMNWSGGYVTPRDGRSLVSVMANWTVPSVSAPLGGTAPEYQSSTWIGLDGQKSYLDSSLPQIGTRQRWLADPVPRTEYLSWFQWWARGRDLPLQILALPVDPYDEISAIITVLDETTVRCNLKNVTKGIILQAFNASAPTGLRISGATAEWIMERPSPMGSDGWEPYAFPSYTSFAFTGCVAESAEPEKPDLWENDLESARLIRMYEIDRNPTSVRTISTTSRTLGPPQRLELTRVAP; via the coding sequence ATGGCCAGCTCTCTCCCTGACGCAACCGAGTCCCGCCCCCCGAACGGCGCCATCGCGCTCTATGAATTGCCATCGGAGACCTTCAATCCCGCGGATGCGGGCGACGAGGACTTGCAGCGTTACGGCCTGCCGACGGCGATGGAATTCAGGGGCAATCCGGCGGCTGCGGCATTTCGCCGGGCCTTCCTGCGCCGGCGCGCGAACGCTCCACCCTTGCAGTTTCTCAGCGCGTTGAAAGCCACCGATGTGATTCAGCGCACGGGCATCGTCACAATTGCCACGCAAGCCTCCCGGCCGGTGCAGAAGAGCATGAACTGGTCGGGCGGCTACGTAACGCCGCGCGACGGCCGCAGTCTCGTCTCCGTCATGGCGAACTGGACGGTGCCCTCGGTCTCCGCACCGCTCGGCGGAACGGCGCCGGAATACCAGAGCTCGACGTGGATCGGACTCGACGGGCAGAAATCATATCTCGATTCCTCGCTCCCCCAGATCGGAACGCGGCAGCGCTGGCTGGCGGACCCCGTCCCGCGAACCGAATATTTGAGCTGGTTCCAATGGTGGGCGCGGGGGCGGGATCTCCCGCTTCAGATCCTCGCTCTGCCTGTCGATCCCTATGACGAGATCAGCGCGATCATCACCGTGCTCGACGAGACCACGGTGCGCTGCAATCTGAAGAACGTCACCAAGGGCATCATCCTGCAGGCCTTCAACGCATCGGCCCCGACGGGCTTGCGCATCAGCGGCGCCACCGCCGAATGGATCATGGAACGGCCAAGTCCGATGGGATCGGATGGCTGGGAGCCCTACGCCTTTCCCAGCTACACGTCCTTTGCCTTCACCGGTTGCGTGGCCGAATCTGCCGAGCCGGAGAAGCCCGATTTGTGGGAAAACGACCTCGAAAGCGCGCGGCTGATCCGCATGTACGAGATCGATCGGAATCCGACGAGCGTCCGAACGATCTCGACCACCAGCCGCACCCTGGGGCCACCACAGCGCCTCGAACTGACCCGCGTCGCGCCCTGA
- a CDS encoding ABC transporter ATP-binding protein/permease codes for MTDAPPPSQRSRMRQFFRVALRYWGDRETRWRAWGLTTAVLFFVAAQIASAVGINKWNRLFFDALEKRDVPGVWSATGWLPLLVVATALSVSGLVVCRMLLQTRWRENLTRRVSGWWIADQRYYRLGFLTKKLTAPEYRIAEDVRLSIEPLVELAIGLISAFITAATFAAILWQVAGSAEVTLGTVTVVIPSYMAVAAVLYAVIASLAAYLTGRPLVGLVSRKNEMEAQFRAEMTRLRENAESIALIRGDADELSTAGENYRRVVAAWLRIVRQQGIIALVLNTNGALFPIVPLLLIAPKFLVGSVTLGAVVQVVAAFSAVQAALIWFVDNFVRLAEWFASVTRVDELVEELQGLDIGTIMEADTQIELGESEDEAIHIENLSLAHSNGRVVVADATVAIERGAKVLIAGESGSGKSTLIRALAGLWPWGSGSIRVPAGQSIAFVPQKPYLPRGTLRSILLYPASERPVDDETITGALQRCGLGYLSRRLDEEEDWDRILSGGERQRIAFTRLLIQKPDIIVMDEATSALDEESQEVLLGLFDNELADATLISVGHRPGLEDYHEQKITLERRPAGAHVTSKPIGRSLWRLFRSRRAANEDTAD; via the coding sequence ATGACCGACGCTCCGCCTCCCTCGCAGCGTTCGCGCATGCGCCAGTTCTTTCGGGTTGCCCTCCGCTATTGGGGCGACCGGGAGACGCGTTGGCGGGCCTGGGGGCTGACGACCGCCGTATTGTTCTTCGTCGCCGCGCAAATAGCGAGTGCGGTCGGCATCAACAAATGGAACCGTTTGTTCTTCGATGCGCTGGAGAAGCGGGATGTCCCGGGCGTATGGTCGGCGACGGGGTGGTTGCCTCTTCTGGTCGTGGCTACGGCCCTGTCGGTGTCGGGGCTGGTGGTCTGCCGCATGCTGCTCCAGACGCGCTGGCGCGAGAACCTGACCCGACGCGTCTCAGGCTGGTGGATCGCGGACCAGCGCTATTACCGCCTGGGGTTCCTGACCAAGAAGCTGACGGCGCCTGAGTACCGGATCGCCGAGGATGTCCGCCTCTCGATCGAGCCGCTGGTCGAGCTGGCGATCGGGCTGATCAGCGCCTTCATCACGGCGGCGACCTTCGCCGCCATCCTCTGGCAGGTCGCGGGCTCGGCCGAGGTGACACTGGGAACCGTCACGGTCGTGATCCCCAGCTATATGGCTGTCGCTGCCGTGCTCTACGCGGTGATCGCCTCGCTTGCCGCCTATCTGACCGGGCGGCCGCTCGTGGGACTCGTCTCGCGCAAGAACGAGATGGAAGCCCAGTTCAGGGCCGAGATGACGCGGCTGCGCGAGAATGCCGAAAGCATCGCGCTCATCCGCGGCGATGCCGACGAGCTGAGCACGGCGGGCGAGAATTATCGGCGTGTCGTCGCGGCCTGGCTCAGGATCGTCCGCCAGCAAGGCATCATCGCCCTGGTGCTCAATACCAACGGAGCCTTGTTCCCCATCGTGCCGCTTCTGCTCATCGCGCCCAAATTCCTGGTCGGATCAGTGACGCTCGGCGCGGTCGTGCAGGTCGTGGCGGCTTTCAGTGCGGTTCAGGCGGCGCTGATCTGGTTCGTCGACAATTTCGTCCGGCTGGCGGAGTGGTTCGCCTCCGTCACGCGCGTCGACGAACTGGTCGAAGAACTGCAGGGGCTCGATATCGGCACGATCATGGAAGCAGATACGCAGATCGAGCTCGGCGAGAGCGAGGACGAGGCGATCCATATCGAGAATTTGTCGTTGGCGCACAGCAATGGCCGCGTCGTCGTCGCGGATGCGACGGTTGCCATCGAGCGCGGTGCGAAGGTCCTGATTGCCGGGGAGAGCGGCTCGGGCAAGAGCACGCTCATCCGGGCCTTGGCCGGGCTCTGGCCCTGGGGATCAGGCTCGATCCGCGTGCCCGCAGGGCAATCGATCGCCTTCGTCCCGCAAAAACCGTACCTGCCGCGCGGGACGCTGCGCTCGATCCTGCTCTACCCGGCTTCGGAGCGTCCGGTCGACGACGAGACGATCACCGGCGCGCTGCAGCGCTGCGGCCTCGGCTATCTGTCGAGGCGGCTCGACGAGGAAGAAGACTGGGATCGCATACTGTCGGGGGGAGAGCGCCAGCGCATCGCCTTCACACGCCTGCTGATCCAGAAGCCCGACATCATCGTCATGGACGAGGCGACGTCCGCGCTCGACGAGGAGAGCCAAGAGGTACTGCTCGGACTGTTCGACAATGAACTGGCCGATGCGACACTCATCAGCGTCGGGCACCGCCCGGGGCTCGAAGATTATCACGAGCAGAAGATCACGCTCGAACGCCGCCCCGCCGGAGCCCATGTGACGTCCAAGCCTATCGGGCGTTCGCTGTGGCGCCTGTTCCGGAGCCGCCGGGCGGCCAATGAAGATACCGCAGACTGA
- a CDS encoding adenylate/guanylate cyclase domain-containing protein encodes MSNKPAAPRISLFWKYFLALFAAVVVPLLFAGSVEAWFGYRDQRTGLNDILDAEARGAAAKIQDFIEGIRDQLGWAVLLPWPESADEKRKLDAFLVLRQVPAIESLSLVDAAGRERLFLSRIGLNRIESGKDQSGNPAVAGARSHRTWFGPVTFQRGSEPFMTIAVAGNRPTAGVALAEVNLKFIWDVISAIRVGRTGEAFVLDRPGRLIAHPDISLVLRADETATKPLRDLRASILIRPGEAIAGRDVTGGRVLAAMAPISGVDWSVVVKQPVVEAFGPIYAALWRTIALLIAGAGLAAVLAYWLTQRMIEPIVLLEDGVGRIGAGHFEHRIHLTTGDEFERLATRFNEMASELAVSQERSERINRLKRFLAPQVAELLERTGDDHLLDGRRVEVVVAFCDLRGFTAFSARAEPETVIHMLGEYYTALENVVSAHGATLTNFSGDGAMVLFNAPVPCEDPALGALEMARDMQFGVHELLASRRSLNHRLGFGVGLAMGPATVGRIGSEGRLDYTAIGNVVNLASRLCSIADDFEVLCDRVAAQAVGSRLPLVALKARVLKGYDQPVPIYSLVIARRA; translated from the coding sequence ATGTCCAACAAGCCAGCGGCGCCGCGAATATCGTTGTTCTGGAAGTACTTCCTCGCCCTGTTCGCCGCCGTTGTCGTGCCGCTGCTTTTCGCAGGGAGCGTCGAAGCATGGTTCGGCTATCGCGACCAGCGCACCGGGCTGAACGATATTCTCGATGCGGAGGCCCGAGGAGCCGCGGCCAAGATCCAGGATTTCATCGAAGGTATCCGCGATCAACTCGGATGGGCGGTACTGCTGCCCTGGCCGGAAAGCGCGGATGAGAAGCGCAAGCTCGACGCCTTCCTGGTGCTTCGCCAGGTTCCGGCCATCGAGAGTCTCAGCCTTGTCGACGCTGCCGGCCGCGAACGGCTGTTCCTGTCCCGCATCGGCCTGAACAGGATCGAGAGCGGCAAGGACCAGTCCGGGAACCCGGCCGTTGCGGGCGCACGCTCCCATCGCACCTGGTTCGGCCCCGTCACGTTTCAACGCGGCTCGGAACCCTTCATGACCATCGCGGTCGCCGGAAATCGCCCGACCGCCGGCGTGGCCTTGGCCGAAGTCAATCTCAAGTTCATCTGGGACGTGATCTCGGCGATACGCGTCGGGCGCACGGGGGAAGCCTTCGTGCTCGACCGGCCGGGTCGGCTGATTGCTCATCCGGATATCAGCCTGGTCCTACGGGCCGATGAAACCGCAACGAAGCCGTTGCGGGACCTGCGGGCCTCGATCCTGATCCGGCCGGGGGAAGCGATCGCCGGTCGGGATGTGACGGGAGGCAGGGTCCTCGCGGCGATGGCGCCGATATCCGGCGTGGACTGGAGCGTCGTCGTCAAGCAACCCGTCGTCGAGGCGTTCGGCCCGATCTACGCAGCCTTGTGGCGCACCATAGCTCTGCTCATCGCCGGTGCAGGCCTCGCCGCCGTGCTTGCCTACTGGCTCACCCAACGCATGATCGAACCCATCGTCCTTCTGGAAGATGGCGTGGGCCGCATCGGCGCCGGGCATTTCGAGCATCGGATTCATCTCACGACGGGCGACGAGTTCGAGCGGCTGGCAACCCGTTTCAACGAGATGGCTAGCGAACTGGCGGTCTCACAGGAGCGCTCGGAGCGCATCAATCGGCTGAAGCGCTTTCTTGCCCCGCAGGTGGCCGAGCTCCTCGAGCGCACCGGCGACGATCACCTGCTCGACGGGCGGCGCGTCGAGGTGGTCGTCGCGTTCTGCGATCTGCGAGGTTTCACCGCCTTTTCGGCCCGCGCCGAACCCGAAACCGTCATCCACATGCTCGGCGAATATTACACCGCTCTCGAAAACGTGGTCAGCGCCCATGGGGCCACGCTGACGAACTTCTCCGGCGACGGCGCGATGGTGCTGTTCAATGCGCCGGTCCCCTGTGAGGATCCTGCTTTAGGCGCTCTGGAGATGGCGAGGGACATGCAGTTCGGCGTGCACGAGCTGTTGGCCAGCCGGCGCAGCCTCAACCATCGGCTCGGCTTCGGCGTGGGCCTTGCGATGGGCCCCGCGACCGTCGGCCGGATCGGCTCGGAAGGCCGCCTCGACTATACCGCGATCGGCAATGTCGTGAATCTCGCTTCGCGCCTGTGTTCGATCGCGGATGATTTCGAGGTTCTTTGCGATCGCGTCGCGGCTCAAGCGGTGGGTTCGCGCTTACCACTTGTCGCACTGAAGGCACGGGTCTTGAAGGGGTACGACCAGCCCGTTCCGATTTACTCGCTCGTCATCGCCAGAAGAGCTTGA